Part of the Lucilia cuprina isolate Lc7/37 chromosome 5, ASM2204524v1, whole genome shotgun sequence genome is shown below.
AACCATATCTGTATTGGTATTAGTTTCTCTAGATATTATTCTATTACCTTAAAAAAGGCAGTTCCATATTCACTCATCAATGTATcactttttggtttatttttattatataaagcatataaataaaatttcgattCCATTTGTAGGAAGGCAGCACCAACTTTTAGCGGATTATGTTCGTAACGTTCCAGTTCCGCTAGAAAATGATTATTATGAAATTCGAAAATCTTCTCAATATTACCAAAGATAACATTGCGTTGACCGCGCAGCGATTGTGGTATATCATCGCGCAACAATTCATCAATATAGTTTTCAATGACATAATATAATGAACGTACATAGTCACGTTCCGTGCCAATCATCTCGCGCATGATCAATAGGAGCGTTCTGTAAGAAAGATTTCAACAATATAATAAGTTTTCTTAACAGTATGAAATACtaacttttgtatttttggatCTAGGCAGCTGAGTTCTTCCAGTTTGGGCAATTCGAATGTGGAGGCATAACATTGTAAATGTTTATTGGCCTCCCAGGGTGAATGGACATTAATATAATGTTTAGATGGTTGCTCGAAGCATTCATCATCGAGTTCATcactaaaatgaaatgaaaaaattataataagctTAATTATATCTAATAGAATTTAATTAACTACTAactgtttttcatataaattctcTGATTCCTCGTTGAGACTTTGGCATGAACATACTCTGGTAAATTTCGGATTCCCCTCACATCGTTGACATTCTCCCACTCCAGAATCGGCAATTTTCGAACGCCCCTCTTCCTCATCATTATCCAACATTTCATCCATTTCATCTAGATTTCGACTATCACGCCAACACTGACATGTCGGACTCTCAAATGAACCGGTGCCATAACTTGATCTATGACTTATGGTACGTAGTTTATTTGTATCCGGCGTACTAGTTACGATTTGATTTAATGATTTCTGCATACTGTTATTATGATTGatatgtaaatttaaactaTCCGGTTTGGGTTTCGATCTCTCATTTTCCTTTTCgagatatttttctaaaagtcCTTTTGTACCATAGAGTGCAGCTAAACGTTCCATTTCATGTTGCATATTTTCATCGAGCATATGAAGATGTACGAGATGATATAAACGTGTCGCGCCCTCTATGCGCTCTCGAGCTATTTCCAGTTTTTCCGCAAAATTATCGAGagctttttttaagttaattgaaCTTTCCTTAAGAGATTCCATGCAGACTGCTGCTAAATGTAGATCTCGTCCTTTAGCTAAATGTTTCTGTGCgtggaaaataatataagtttAGCGATTTGTTTATTGGGgaggtttatttttttgttgatttaattaCCATTGATATAAAGTAGTATTTTTCAAATTCATGTTCGAGTTCCTTCATTGGTGTTTCAAAATCTAATTCCAAGTTTATAAATCGTTGCAGTGATTCACTGCCATCACTCGTTATCCAAGAAGTTACCTAGAAATCGAAATAagtaataaagtaatttataatatcgattttaatacaaaatttatgatGTTTAgggaaatcagaaaattgcaatttacttaaaatattaactttttgttttttgtccaataacactcagttaaactaagataataaataacattactgataaatgaaaaacacgaaacatatattaaaccaggtttaaccaaagaatgaagattatcagaaaaactcgccctaagtaaTGTTGAGAAGTAGACATTTATAGATCGAATATACTCCTGATTTTTCCTAactttatgattattttaaatcattattccAGAGaacctttaaaatttaagattaatTTTGATAGTAGGATCGGATTCTCTATAGGAATCAATTAatacaagaaaatttatttactgtAACTTCTGTGAAAATATTATGTTTGAAATTGTACTTTAAGTCACATTTTGACGACAAGTTGAATTACATAATAATTCTCACACAACAATTTAATACGAAAGCTAATTGAAGTACAAATGTGCTAATTCgaacttaatatattttatagttaatCATGTAAATCGGTTTTTCAATTACGAATAATTGTCTCCTCATAACATAGCATTTCATATAGatctatttctatttaaaatatctcaactttataaacaaagattACATTTTTAGAAAGCAACAATGAAAGGTCTATTCATTATGATTCACCTATATCGTCAAGTGAAGTTTTGTTATCAGACTACATATAGATTATCAattgatttataattaaaatacatttaaaatgtaaGTAGTATTTATGAGTATTGccataaaaagttattaatattaaGAGTATTCACACTTTTATAAATAATCGATACAATCAATTACGTAAAACTTTTAACCAATGTGGAAACTCTGTGCAATTCCTAAGAAACCTTATTTGATTTCAGATAGAGTTCTGCTCTAATATGGGCCGTCCCTCAGtgatttattttctaaagtCCTAAATTCCTATGAGTTGGTTAGTCAAATCTGCCTGACGTTCATACAACTTTTACTACCAATAATATTTTGTGATTCATTGTGGAAACTGTATTGGAGGTTTCACAGAAGATTAAGCATTCTTATCAACATGTgccaaatatatgtttaaattgtaaagataaacaaatttaatcgaaataaaaacacatctaaaatgttttataatactGAGAACTACTTTTATTAGTAGTTCTTTCGTGATAGACTTTGGTTTTAGGTATAACGCttttttccgaccctataaagtatatatattctggatccttatagatagcgtagtcgattaagccatgtccgtctgtctgtctgttgaaatcagtttttagaggtccccagatatcggcgagatccgaatctttaataattcagttagacatgctttcgagaagatcgctatttaaaatcagcaaaatcggtctataaataacggagatatgagcaaaaatccgggACAACctctcaaaatttcatcaaaaaagccacatttttttcatgctttgttaaaaaagcaacaacaacactgtgaattggataaagatgtacatgtgcgtgtggagatgtatttggttttattcagctgtgtatttttttgtatgtttggatgctgttctgttctcaggaaggtgaagggtataacaagaacaaggagataaagcagtaatttgatatttgtttgagggtggtaatacagtttgacggtacagtttatatttggttgtgtgtatgttatgtgtgacatgtgtgcagagatacataataaataaaaactgttttttaaaacatacttggtgaagggcatataagattcggcacagccgaatatagaaatattacttgtttatatttgacATTGAAAACGGCCAATAACGGTTCACCTAGTCCCCTACAGTAAATTCCTTACAAGTTTAGCATACAAATATCATGAGAATCGGTTCATAACTACATTTCACCgaaaagaaaatcaatatattattaataaatcgtTAAAAAATAGTAAGAGACTTTTAAATTTGGTCTGTAACATTTTTTGCTCAATAAcatctaaatatgtataataagtaatgcaatttaatagaaaacctagtaaaaaagaactttaaaagaagtgaaaatgaagtagaatttactccattgAAGTACTGTATGTCcgttttatttgattccaaattcatctgaagtcattctcaggaagtaattcttatgttcttcttttttttagaagttATTAGGAAATGAATTTgaagtattatagaatacaactaatttgactcaaataatattaatacaaataaattatatgcatttatcaattaacttcaaaattaaattggttttaattcaaaaaatttatttacaaaatatcttataagtatataaaaattggattctttttgCTTCTCTGtacgtcaataaacatcacttccacagaaggtaaaaaaaattctcttagtAATACTTTTgagtactttgttttatttttgatgggAATCAGTAAATCGTGGTAACACATTTCAAAAGAATCATCCCTAAAGAACTATGTCCCtcttatatttgaaatttacgatacatatttttaagatttaatataATCGAATATAACACTAATATAATATGTTAGATACCATTTTACAGACGATATCTAACATAATATTCCTTACCGAAACCCgaaatataaatatgtgtatataaggttttcatttttttaattaactataAGACGAAGTTGCGGTTACAAAAAACCACATAATTAGCAAAATACATCAAAGAAATAAGAAGGTTTTATCGTTAAGGTTCTACTATTTGATACTCTACAAcgatataaagtattttttggaaCTACTTAGACAaaattatgtgtttttatttgttaaactcATATGAGCAGGATTTGATCATGAGATTTTTCAAGTTTATATAATATTCCGAACAGGGTCCTAATTggttatttaacttatttttatcaaataatcTTAATTTTAGCATAATTGCaagaaagtcaaaaaaaaaaaaaaaataattaaccgaTTTTAATCAGTTTCAGTGATGATCATTTCTGGTATAATAAAAGTTCTAATATCATTTAGTTCTCTTTTAAAAGTTGAATGATTTTCAGTCGATtgattacaaacatcagcacaaacacataataataCTATTTATGTGTAGGTGTTGAAATTGCTTTATCTCATttataacatatgtatgtataacttcataatatacatatttcaaacaATAATTTGCGAAGTAATTGTTATTTAGATATTCACTCTTAAATAATTAAGTCGATTTAATAAGCCCCTTTTTGATCTGTCAAaacatttgtttacattttaaaaacatgtaTTCGCTCTAAAAGATCTTATACTCTCCCTAACTCTCTACTCAATAATATCAAAtgtcatacatttttttttcagaCCTATTggcattttaaattctttaactgAACACTCATGTTACAATTGATAAGACACACACTTCCagttaacatttttctaaaaaaaacgatttataaaatattattctgATAAGAAATTATTGTACGTACAACtttgtattatattaaaatctgtcaaaatatttttcatttatacttTGCCTgtcaaacaaataacaaacactgaagtaaaaaaagtgaaaattttctataaaacgtagtgattgaaataaaactaaaagtaaaTGGATTAtggataaaaaacataaaaaagaattggtaaaattataatttaattaaataaacattaaattattaaaagttatcTAAAGAACAGCAGAGAAAACAGAATAAACCAGTAATTCCAAAAGTttgattgtaataaaatatcaaaaattgttaAGTTTCAAAAATATGACTTTTGTTTCGGAACCAAACATATGAAAGGTCTATTAAGaactatttaacaatttaatttataattaatttttcgataaatgtttaatttagatacaattttttatatatgaaaaactttttattgaacTATTATGTTAATAGTGTTAACAATTCTAAACGACTACTTTGCCTTGTACGAGTTAATACCTATaagctaaatgaaataatggcCACTCGTTACAtggtaatgtatgaaataactactggGCATAATAAACAGTTTTCGgcaaattatctttttatagaaaattttcggaaaatgttctttttttatgaaaatgtttaacaatttatcGTCTAGTAGACAATATTCGataatttttccttttcataaacaattttcggtattttttattgaaaacacaataagaaaatttttcttagaaaattttcttcttttagaaaagttttgtttaattttctatttaaagaaaatttaaggaaagttttctctttaagaaaattttcgataaattttcgttttatagaaaatttttgataaatttacgttttatagaaaatttttgataaattttctttttatagataaatttacgttttatagaaaattttcgataaattttcttttattaaatatttttgataaattttctttttatagaaaattttctttttatagaaaattttctatattcttttctttttctaaaatatataaattgttcttttgatagaaatattgcaaaaatccttttgtttttaaagaaaattttagataaattttcgttttatagaaaatattcgataaattttcttttaaaaaaattgttcgataaattttcattataaaacaagtatgaatgtatagtcgggcgtagccgaccatatgataccctacacctgtgaattttgacctttaagtcattttcagaaggggagtttgtatgggggataggatcaaatgaaggtagtgtcattttaagttctataaaactaagttttgtcgacttttgttaacattatagatcatttaaaataattaaaagccaaaagaccctatttggggggtacggttgtatggaggctagtcaaaataatggaccgatttcaaccattttcaataggcttcgtccttgggccaaaagaaccgtgtgtgccaaatttcatctaattatcttcaaaattaaatgaaatttacctGGACAGCCAGCCTGCCAGCCAGccatacggacggacatagcttaatcgactcagaaaatgattctaagccgattggtatactttaaggtgggtataggacgaatatttttctatgttacaaacatcagcacaaacccaatataccctccccactaaagtggtgtagagtataaaaaatttctaaaaatttttctttttatagaaaaatttcgataaattttctttttatagaaatttgtcgttaaattttctttttatagaaaattttcgttaaattttccttttatagaaaatttttgttaaattttctttttatagaaatttgtcgttaaattttctttttatagaaaattttcgttaaattttctttttataaaaaaaatttcgctaaattttctttttatagaaatttccgttaaatttcccttttacaaaaaatttttgttaaattttctttttatagaaaatttctattaaattttctttttatagaaaatttctattaaattttctttttatagaaaatttctgttaaattttctttttatagaaaaatttctgttaaattttctcttttataaaatatttttgatcaaatttctttttatagaaaatttttgatcaattttctttttatagaaatattccataaatgtactttttgttcaaaattaatatgaatttgtactgatgtttgtaacaccccaAAAAAATTATTCCTTCAACCACCATTCAAGACATTTTGATGAAATGTGACACACACTCTTCTTTTGATAAGGACAAACGCTATtcaaaatggttgaaatcggtccattactttGGCTAGCCCCATGTActccccgaaaagggcttttgggatcataattatgttaaatattctagtttgtatatatatgctctacttttttaatttatatttacagaaaaaatcACTTCAAAAATGTTTGCGACCCCTAGACGAACCATTCAAAATTGAACATGTTATAAATgtgataaataaaattcatatactCCAAACCATTGAACCCATATGGACATTTGAATCAGTACAAAATCTTAAAGTTAATCGTTTTACAACATGGAAATTTTGCTGTTTAATGCATAAAACATTACATGATGGTCCAGTAAATGTATTACAACATTCTATGTTATATtgccaaaaattaaaactatgtGCCCAATATTGGTCTGCGAAGAATGATGCCATGAGTCCATGTATTGCATGGTATTGCAAagtattatatagaaaacttttctttcatCAAACTTATATGCATTTTGCAGGCAATTTGCAGATACATTATGATGAACTCCTCCTAAGGGATTTAGatatttggtaaatatttt
Proteins encoded:
- the LOC124420443 gene encoding huntington interacting protein related 1-like isoform X2, with protein sequence MDKKHKKELKKSLQKCLRPLDEPFKIEHVINVINKIHILQTIEPIWTFESVQNLKVNRFTTWKFCCLMHKTLHDGPVNVLQHSMLYCQKLKLCAQYWSAKNDAMSPCIAWYCKVLYRKLFFHQTYMHFAGNLQIHYDELLLRDLDICFQLSLDLLDYLEDLLHLQRVIFANMEQHQILAASKKGKCRLASLVTIIAECNLLYQHSITILRLLHLQLSPDDISGFSKRFDEIFKELKLFYEHVRTMQLPWNDFLEIPKLPVMQPNLYTLTEIQQEPSAPMICDLE